In Synechococcus sp. RS9909, one genomic interval encodes:
- a CDS encoding RNA-binding S4 domain-containing protein, translating into MRLDQFLKWQGWVGTGGEAKLRIQAGDVSVNGAVEQRRGRQLQNGDRVQLGLEVASVEEPLQPGP; encoded by the coding sequence ATGAGGCTCGATCAATTCCTCAAATGGCAGGGTTGGGTGGGCACCGGTGGGGAAGCGAAGCTGCGCATCCAGGCGGGGGATGTGTCGGTGAACGGTGCGGTGGAGCAACGGCGGGGGCGGCAGCTGCAGAACGGTGATCGCGTGCAGCTGGGTTTGGAGGTCGCCAGCGTTGAGGAGCCGCTTCAGCCTGGGCCGTAA
- a CDS encoding ABC transporter ATP-binding protein: protein MLSPSEAGFRRLLPLLRPHGRRLLWGGLSMAVFVGSWPVLMHLVGQFIPALGSGDLQVVVPVLGLVLVVFLVQKLAQFLQDSLLAGPALQVSQALRRDLFERLQRVELGALEKLSAGDLTYRLTEDADRVSEVIYKTLHDTIPSALQLVAVLGYMLWLDWKLTLAILLLAPLIAWLISLFGARVMAATERSQKKVSELAGLLGEAIEGLPLVRAFAAEPWLQGRFEEEIDQHRQARYNTYRLVALQHPVVGVIEVLGIAFVLVLAAIRISSGDLDSQGLSSYLTGLIVLIDPIAHLTTNYNEFQQGQASLRRLRAIEKEPAEAADPQPALPLGRPRGDLDLERVEFAYQEGQPVLHDLSLQVAAGQVVALVGPSGAGKSTLFSLLLRFNTAQRGRVLLDGKDLAQVKARELRQQVALVPQRSSVFSGTIAEAIQFGRQASQEQLVEAAQLANAHDFIMRLPEGYNTRLEERGTNVSGGQLQRLAIARAVLGNPAVLLLDEATSALDAEAEAAVQVGLRQAMRGRTVLVIAHRLATVQEADRIVVMEHGRIREQGSHDELMQRGGRYRELCERQFIRDLQNV, encoded by the coding sequence ATGCTCAGCCCTTCTGAAGCCGGTTTCCGCCGGTTGTTGCCGCTCCTGCGACCCCATGGACGCCGGCTGCTCTGGGGTGGTCTGAGCATGGCGGTGTTTGTGGGTAGCTGGCCGGTGCTGATGCACCTGGTGGGGCAGTTCATCCCCGCCCTCGGCTCCGGTGACCTCCAGGTGGTGGTGCCCGTGCTGGGCCTGGTGCTGGTGGTGTTTCTGGTGCAGAAACTGGCCCAGTTTCTCCAGGATTCCCTGTTGGCCGGTCCGGCGTTGCAGGTGAGTCAGGCGCTGCGGCGCGATCTGTTTGAGCGGTTGCAACGGGTGGAGCTCGGTGCGCTCGAGAAGCTGTCGGCCGGTGACCTCACCTATCGCCTCACCGAGGATGCGGACCGGGTGAGTGAGGTGATCTACAAAACCCTGCACGACACGATCCCCAGTGCTCTGCAGCTGGTGGCGGTGCTCGGATACATGCTCTGGCTCGACTGGAAGCTCACCCTGGCCATCCTGTTGCTGGCCCCCCTGATCGCCTGGTTGATCAGTCTTTTCGGTGCCCGGGTGATGGCCGCCACCGAACGCAGTCAGAAGAAGGTGAGCGAACTGGCCGGTCTGCTCGGTGAAGCGATCGAGGGGTTGCCGCTGGTGCGGGCCTTTGCGGCGGAACCGTGGTTGCAGGGTCGCTTTGAAGAGGAGATCGATCAGCATCGGCAAGCGCGCTACAACACCTATCGGCTGGTGGCGCTGCAGCATCCGGTGGTGGGGGTGATCGAGGTGCTCGGCATCGCCTTTGTGCTCGTGTTGGCGGCGATCCGCATCAGCAGCGGCGATCTCGACAGCCAGGGGTTGAGCAGCTATCTCACCGGATTGATCGTCTTGATCGATCCGATCGCCCACCTCACCACCAACTACAACGAATTTCAGCAGGGTCAGGCGTCGCTGCGACGCTTGCGGGCGATCGAGAAGGAACCCGCCGAAGCGGCCGACCCCCAGCCAGCCCTGCCGCTGGGTCGCCCCCGTGGTGATCTGGACCTGGAGCGGGTGGAGTTTGCCTATCAGGAGGGGCAGCCTGTGCTGCACGACCTCAGCCTGCAGGTGGCGGCGGGGCAGGTGGTGGCCCTGGTGGGTCCGTCGGGCGCCGGCAAGAGCACCCTGTTTTCGCTGTTGTTGCGCTTCAACACGGCCCAGCGCGGACGGGTGTTACTCGATGGCAAGGACCTGGCCCAGGTGAAGGCCCGGGAGCTGCGGCAGCAGGTGGCCCTGGTGCCGCAGCGCAGCAGTGTGTTTTCCGGAACGATCGCTGAGGCGATTCAGTTCGGGCGCCAGGCCAGCCAGGAGCAGCTGGTGGAGGCGGCGCAGTTAGCCAACGCCCACGACTTCATCATGCGCTTACCGGAGGGGTACAACACCCGCTTGGAGGAGCGGGGCACGAACGTGTCGGGGGGGCAGCTGCAGCGGTTGGCGATTGCCCGGGCCGTGCTCGGCAACCCGGCGGTACTGTTGCTCGATGAGGCCACCAGCGCCCTTGATGCGGAAGCGGAGGCAGCCGTGCAGGTGGGTTTGCGCCAGGCGATGCGCGGTCGCACGGTGCTGGTGATTGCCCATCGCCTGGCCACGGTGCAGGAAGCGGATCGGATTGTGGTGATGGAACACGGGCGCATCCGCGAGCAGGGCAGCCACGATGAGTTGATGCAGCGGGGCGGCCGCTACCGCGAACTCTGCGAGCGCCAGTTCATCCGCGATTTGCAGAACGTTTGA
- a CDS encoding DUF6447 family protein, whose product MTSSAGEQNPVLTFEGKRYDLNALPDELKELVRGMQVADAQLRMHEDTLKVLAVGRQSMAMQLNERLKDITPLPDGN is encoded by the coding sequence ATGACCAGTTCTGCCGGTGAACAGAACCCCGTGCTCACTTTCGAGGGCAAGCGTTATGACCTCAACGCCCTGCCCGACGAGCTGAAGGAGCTGGTGCGGGGCATGCAGGTGGCCGACGCCCAGCTGCGGATGCATGAAGACACCCTCAAGGTGCTCGCCGTTGGCCGCCAGTCGATGGCGATGCAGCTGAACGAGCGCCTCAAGGACATCACCCCTCTTCCGGACGGGAACTGA
- a CDS encoding sodium:alanine symporter family protein: protein MEFLNAINGWVWGPVTLTLIAFTGVYLMIGLRFMPLRRLGFAVQAMLDSVRRSNGEGDVSAFQGLMTALAATIGTGNVAGVASAIGVGGPGAVFWMWLVALFGTATKFGESLLAVHFRETDALGEHVGGPMYAIRNGLGPHWAWLGTLFAIFGTLAGFGIGNGVQAHELANALDDYGIPDLLTGVVMAAITFAVIIGGIERIGRIAGLVVPFMAIIYIVGALWILIAHLGAIPAALGLIVRDAFTGQAAAGGVVGVVIQKGIARGVFSNEAGLGTAPIAQAAARPGDPVLQGAVAMLGTVIDTLIICTMTALVIVISGQYNEGLAGVDMTKAAFAWGLPGGDHLVTFATILFTATTILGWGYYSERCLEFLVGVGLPLTIFRLVWVAVVVVGAVATFSTVWTVADILNGLMALPNLVALLLLSPVVFRLTGAYRFSSRPEEG, encoded by the coding sequence ATGGAGTTTCTCAATGCCATCAACGGCTGGGTCTGGGGACCGGTCACCCTGACCCTGATTGCCTTCACCGGCGTGTATCTGATGATCGGGTTGCGCTTCATGCCCCTGCGCCGCCTCGGTTTTGCGGTGCAGGCGATGCTCGATTCCGTTCGCCGCTCCAACGGCGAAGGCGATGTAAGCGCCTTTCAGGGATTGATGACCGCCTTGGCTGCCACCATCGGCACCGGCAATGTGGCCGGTGTCGCCTCCGCCATCGGTGTGGGAGGACCAGGCGCCGTGTTCTGGATGTGGCTGGTGGCCCTGTTCGGCACCGCCACCAAATTCGGTGAGTCGCTCCTGGCGGTGCATTTCCGCGAAACCGATGCACTCGGCGAACACGTGGGCGGACCGATGTATGCGATCCGCAACGGTCTGGGCCCCCACTGGGCCTGGCTCGGAACCCTGTTTGCCATCTTCGGCACCCTTGCCGGCTTCGGCATCGGCAACGGCGTTCAGGCCCATGAACTCGCCAACGCTCTCGACGATTACGGCATCCCCGACCTGCTCACCGGCGTGGTGATGGCGGCGATCACCTTCGCAGTGATCATCGGCGGCATCGAGCGGATCGGACGGATCGCCGGTTTGGTCGTGCCCTTCATGGCGATCATCTACATCGTGGGGGCTCTTTGGATTCTCATCGCCCACCTCGGGGCGATTCCAGCGGCCCTTGGCCTGATCGTGCGCGATGCCTTCACCGGTCAGGCCGCCGCCGGTGGCGTGGTGGGGGTGGTGATTCAGAAGGGCATCGCCCGGGGTGTGTTCTCCAATGAAGCCGGCCTGGGCACGGCACCGATCGCGCAGGCCGCCGCCCGCCCCGGTGATCCGGTGCTGCAGGGTGCGGTGGCCATGCTTGGCACGGTGATCGACACCTTGATCATCTGCACGATGACCGCCCTGGTGATTGTGATCAGTGGCCAATACAACGAAGGCCTGGCCGGGGTCGACATGACCAAAGCCGCCTTCGCCTGGGGATTGCCGGGGGGGGATCACCTGGTGACCTTCGCCACGATCCTCTTCACCGCCACCACCATCCTGGGCTGGGGTTATTACAGCGAGCGCTGCCTGGAATTTCTGGTGGGTGTGGGCCTCCCCCTCACCATCTTCCGCCTCGTCTGGGTTGCGGTGGTGGTGGTGGGCGCTGTCGCCACCTTCAGCACGGTGTGGACCGTGGCTGACATCCTTAACGGCCTGATGGCCCTGCCCAACCTTGTGGCGCTGCTGCTGCTCTCGCCGGTGGTCTTCCGACTCACCGGCGCCTACCGCTTCAGTTCCCGTCCGGAAGAGGGGTGA
- a CDS encoding DUF3386 domain-containing protein translates to MTIATTAAPAQGADCRDAFRAAYENRYTWDPEFGGYRGRCLWKQGDRHLEGRFQVGADLKATVEGIEDPEVEKAIHSQLWEVAIHRVRRSFDQVHGDNTFTAGDSNDEGLEVIVGGKNAGDRYRIHNRVVTMVHRHIHGTVVTIHTGSTTDTGSGYLSHTYTSAYADPATGEARGGLNRFIDTFVPLQEGGPWVLHERRVSSEAHGDTPASEQVFQFLDCEPLDAA, encoded by the coding sequence GTGACGATCGCCACCACCGCCGCCCCAGCTCAGGGAGCCGACTGCCGGGATGCTTTCCGGGCCGCCTATGAGAACCGCTACACCTGGGATCCGGAGTTCGGCGGTTATCGCGGCCGTTGCCTCTGGAAACAGGGCGATCGCCACCTCGAGGGGCGCTTCCAGGTTGGTGCCGACCTGAAGGCGACGGTGGAAGGGATCGAGGATCCTGAGGTGGAGAAGGCGATTCACTCCCAGCTCTGGGAAGTGGCGATCCACCGGGTGAGGCGCAGTTTCGATCAGGTGCATGGCGACAACACCTTCACCGCCGGTGACAGCAACGATGAGGGGTTGGAGGTGATCGTCGGTGGCAAGAATGCCGGTGATCGCTACCGCATCCACAACCGGGTGGTGACCATGGTGCATCGCCACATTCATGGCACCGTGGTCACGATCCACACCGGCTCCACCACCGACACCGGGTCTGGCTATTTGAGCCACACCTACACCAGCGCCTACGCCGATCCCGCCACCGGTGAAGCCCGCGGCGGCCTGAATCGCTTCATCGACACCTTTGTTCCGCTCCAGGAGGGTGGCCCCTGGGTGCTGCATGAGCGTCGCGTCAGCAGCGAAGCCCACGGCGACACCCCCGCGTCCGAGCAGGTCTTCCAGTTCCTCGATTGTGAGCCCCTCGACGCCGCCTGA
- the carB gene encoding carbamoyl-phosphate synthase large subunit: protein MPRRSDLRRILLLGSGPIVIGQACEFDYSGTQACKALRADGFEVVLVNSNPASIMTDPDMADRTYVEPLTPEVVTRVIEQERPDALLPTMGGQTALNLAVALSENGTLERYGVELIGADLQAIQKAEDRLLFKQAMERIGVKVCPSGIASSLEEADAVGAAIGSFPRIIRPAFTLGGSGGGIAYNPEDYAAICKSGLDASPVSQILIEQSLLGWKEFELEVMRDLADNVVIVCSIENLDPMGVHTGDSITVAPAQTLTDREYQRLRDQAIAIIREIGVATGGSNIQFAINPVDGDVVVIEMNPRVSRSSALASKATGFPIAKIAARLAVGYTLDEILNDITGKTPACFEPTIDYVVTKIPRFAFEKFKGSPAILTTAMKSVGEAMAIGRCFEESFQKALRSLETGLSGWGCDRDEAVWSKTDLERALRTPSPDRILAVRAAMLAGRSDGEIHELSRIDPWFLAKLRQLISAEQRLLQGQQLKQLSAEALLELKQLGYSDRQIAFAVGSDELAVRSQRDRLGVRPVFKTVDTCAAEFASTTPYHYSTYERPVQRLNAEGHLETLAPESEVQPEERAKVMILGGGPNRIGQGIEFDYCCCHASFAAQERGFATVMVNSNPETVSTDYDTSDRLYFEPLTLEDVLNVIETERPEGVIVQFGGQTPLKLALPLLRWLETEPGLKTGTRILGTSPESIDRAEDREQFEAILRQLDIRQPRNGLARSEAEAREVAAAVGYPVVVRPSYVLGGRAMEVVFDQEELDRYMAEAVQVEPDHPVLIDQYLENATEVDVDALCDASGTVVIGGLMEHIEPAGIHSGDSACCLPAVSLGAEALATIRRWSKALALALKVQGLINLQFAVQRDTSGKEVVYIIEANPRASRTVPFVAKATGQPLARIATRLMTGESLEQVGLLSEPVPPLQAVKEAVLPFRRFPGADSLLGPEMRSTGEVMGSAADFGMAYAKAELGAGDGLPTRGTVFLSTHDRDKPALVPIASRLIDLGFQIIATAGTSTVLADAGLAVTPVLKVHEGRPNIEDLIRSGSVQLVINTPIGRQAAHDDRYIRRAALDYNVPTVTTLAAARAAVEGIDALQHQQLEIHALQDVHASPAAR, encoded by the coding sequence ATGCCACGGCGGTCTGATCTGCGTCGCATTCTGCTCCTGGGATCCGGCCCGATCGTGATCGGACAGGCCTGCGAGTTTGATTACTCGGGAACCCAGGCCTGCAAAGCGCTCCGCGCCGATGGTTTCGAGGTGGTGTTGGTGAATTCCAACCCCGCGTCGATCATGACCGATCCGGACATGGCCGATCGCACCTACGTGGAGCCGCTCACCCCCGAGGTGGTGACCCGGGTGATTGAACAGGAGCGCCCCGACGCCCTGCTGCCCACCATGGGGGGCCAGACCGCCCTCAATCTCGCCGTTGCTCTGTCGGAGAACGGCACGCTGGAGCGCTACGGCGTGGAGCTGATCGGCGCCGATCTCCAGGCGATTCAGAAAGCGGAAGACCGCCTGCTGTTCAAACAGGCGATGGAGCGCATCGGCGTGAAGGTGTGCCCATCGGGCATCGCCTCCAGCCTGGAGGAAGCGGACGCGGTGGGTGCCGCCATTGGCAGCTTTCCCCGGATCATCCGCCCCGCCTTCACCCTCGGTGGCAGCGGTGGCGGCATCGCCTACAACCCGGAGGACTATGCCGCCATCTGCAAGAGCGGCCTTGATGCCAGCCCCGTCTCCCAGATCCTGATCGAGCAGTCGTTGCTCGGCTGGAAGGAATTCGAACTGGAGGTGATGCGCGATCTGGCCGACAACGTCGTGATTGTGTGCAGCATCGAAAACCTCGATCCGATGGGGGTGCACACCGGCGATTCGATCACCGTGGCGCCGGCTCAGACCCTCACCGATCGGGAATATCAACGCCTGCGCGACCAAGCGATCGCGATCATTCGAGAAATCGGAGTCGCCACCGGCGGCAGCAACATCCAGTTCGCCATCAACCCCGTCGATGGCGATGTGGTGGTGATCGAGATGAACCCCCGCGTCAGTCGGTCCTCAGCCCTGGCGAGCAAGGCCACCGGATTCCCGATCGCCAAGATCGCCGCCCGGCTGGCGGTGGGGTACACACTCGATGAAATCCTCAACGACATCACCGGCAAAACACCCGCCTGTTTCGAGCCCACGATCGACTACGTCGTCACCAAGATTCCCCGCTTCGCCTTCGAAAAATTCAAGGGATCACCAGCGATTCTCACCACAGCGATGAAATCGGTGGGCGAGGCTATGGCGATCGGGCGCTGCTTCGAGGAATCCTTCCAGAAGGCGTTGCGTTCTCTGGAAACGGGCCTCTCCGGCTGGGGTTGTGATCGCGACGAGGCCGTCTGGAGCAAAACCGATCTGGAGCGGGCCCTGCGCACCCCATCACCCGATCGGATCCTGGCGGTGCGAGCGGCGATGCTGGCCGGCCGCAGCGATGGCGAGATCCATGAGCTGAGCCGCATCGACCCCTGGTTCCTGGCCAAGCTGCGCCAGCTGATCTCAGCCGAGCAACGGTTGCTGCAGGGGCAGCAACTGAAGCAACTCTCGGCTGAGGCCTTGCTCGAACTCAAGCAGCTGGGCTACTCCGATCGCCAGATCGCCTTCGCTGTGGGGTCCGATGAGCTGGCGGTGCGCAGCCAGCGCGACCGTCTCGGCGTGCGGCCGGTGTTCAAAACCGTGGACACCTGTGCGGCTGAATTCGCCTCCACCACGCCGTATCACTACTCCACCTACGAACGACCGGTGCAGCGCCTCAATGCCGAGGGTCACCTGGAGACCCTGGCGCCGGAGAGCGAGGTGCAGCCCGAGGAACGGGCCAAGGTGATGATCCTCGGGGGCGGCCCCAATCGCATCGGCCAGGGCATTGAATTCGACTACTGCTGCTGTCACGCCTCCTTTGCCGCCCAGGAGCGGGGCTTCGCCACGGTGATGGTGAACAGCAATCCAGAAACGGTGTCGACCGATTACGACACCAGCGATCGGCTCTATTTCGAGCCGCTCACCCTCGAAGACGTGCTCAACGTGATCGAAACGGAGCGGCCGGAGGGGGTGATCGTGCAGTTCGGTGGCCAGACACCGCTGAAGCTCGCCCTCCCCCTGCTGCGCTGGTTAGAAACCGAGCCGGGCCTCAAGACCGGCACACGCATCCTCGGCACCTCACCGGAATCGATCGATCGCGCCGAAGACCGGGAGCAGTTCGAAGCGATCCTGCGGCAGCTGGACATCCGCCAACCACGCAACGGACTGGCCCGCAGCGAGGCCGAGGCCCGGGAGGTGGCGGCAGCTGTGGGGTACCCGGTGGTGGTGCGTCCCTCCTATGTGCTCGGCGGCCGGGCGATGGAGGTGGTGTTCGATCAAGAGGAGCTGGATCGCTACATGGCCGAAGCGGTGCAGGTGGAACCGGATCACCCGGTGCTGATCGACCAATACCTGGAGAACGCCACGGAAGTGGATGTGGATGCCCTCTGCGACGCCTCCGGCACGGTGGTGATCGGTGGGTTGATGGAACACATCGAACCGGCGGGGATCCACTCCGGCGATTCCGCCTGCTGCCTGCCTGCCGTGTCCCTGGGTGCGGAGGCCCTGGCCACGATCCGCCGCTGGAGCAAAGCCCTGGCCCTGGCCCTGAAGGTGCAGGGGTTGATCAATCTGCAGTTCGCCGTTCAGCGCGACACCAGCGGCAAGGAGGTGGTCTACATCATCGAAGCCAATCCCCGCGCCTCCCGCACCGTCCCGTTTGTGGCCAAGGCCACCGGTCAGCCCCTGGCACGGATCGCCACCCGCCTGATGACCGGCGAAAGCCTCGAGCAGGTCGGCTTGCTCAGCGAACCGGTGCCTCCCCTTCAGGCGGTGAAGGAGGCGGTGCTGCCCTTCCGCCGGTTCCCGGGAGCGGATTCGCTGCTGGGTCCGGAGATGCGCTCCACCGGTGAGGTGATGGGCTCCGCCGCCGATTTCGGCATGGCCTACGCCAAAGCGGAACTGGGCGCCGGTGACGGCCTGCCCACCCGTGGCACCGTGTTCCTCTCCACCCACGACCGCGACAAACCGGCCCTGGTGCCGATTGCCTCCCGGCTGATCGACCTCGGTTTCCAGATCATCGCCACCGCCGGCACATCCACGGTGCTGGCCGATGCGGGATTGGCGGTGACGCCCGTGCTCAAGGTGCATGAGGGCCGGCCGAACATCGAGGATCTGATCCGCTCGGGCAGCGTGCAACTGGTGATCAACACCCCCATCGGACGCCAGGCCGCCCACGATGATCGCTACATCCGCCGTGCCGCTCTGGATTACAACGTGCCGACGGTGACCACTCTGGCCGCCGCCCGCGCTGCGGTGGAGGGCATCGATGCCCTGCAGCATCAACAACTGGAGATCCATGCACTCCAGGATGTGCATGCCTCACCGGCGGCTCGTTAG
- a CDS encoding DUF3318 domain-containing protein produces the protein MSELQRLKGLLPPEMQSWVFVEAAAAVDPPLITLEEIGRDEVEIQVDLEPWDNLALDHRNLLFWHEVGRIQNDTIPRDGWEMAALAIGLGGAIGELWVQDGLLLVMALGLSGFAGYRLYLKNNAEKRLRDAIAADERAIDLACRFGYSVPNAYKSLGGALKDLIEQTRKKKKRGFYEDRLEALRKSAGKARAEMAQQQGSRQSVTSENVYG, from the coding sequence ATGAGCGAGCTCCAGCGCCTGAAGGGGCTGCTGCCACCGGAGATGCAGAGCTGGGTGTTCGTGGAGGCGGCGGCGGCTGTTGATCCGCCCCTGATCACCCTGGAGGAAATCGGCCGCGATGAGGTGGAGATTCAGGTGGATCTCGAGCCCTGGGACAACCTGGCGCTCGACCACCGCAACCTGCTCTTCTGGCATGAAGTGGGTCGGATCCAGAACGACACGATTCCCCGCGACGGTTGGGAGATGGCGGCCCTTGCCATCGGCCTTGGTGGCGCCATCGGTGAGCTCTGGGTGCAGGACGGCCTGCTGCTGGTGATGGCCCTGGGGCTGTCGGGTTTTGCCGGTTATCGCCTCTATCTCAAAAACAATGCTGAGAAACGGCTGCGGGATGCGATTGCCGCCGATGAACGGGCGATCGACCTGGCCTGCCGTTTCGGCTACAGCGTTCCCAATGCTTATAAGAGTCTGGGTGGTGCTCTGAAGGATCTGATCGAGCAGACGCGCAAGAAGAAGAAGCGGGGCTTCTATGAAGACCGTCTGGAAGCCCTGCGCAAGAGTGCGGGCAAGGCCCGGGCGGAAATGGCCCAACAGCAGGGATCCCGTCAGTCCGTGACCAGCGAGAACGTCTATGGCTGA
- the rsfS gene encoding ribosome silencing factor → MESVQLAELAADACDDRKATDIELIRVDAVSSLADWLVIAGGQSDVQVRAIARSVQDRLEAEAGRLPLRKEGLNEGRWALLDYGELIVHILQPGERGYYDLEAFWSHGERRPFVASATTPES, encoded by the coding sequence CTGGAGAGTGTTCAACTGGCGGAACTCGCCGCTGATGCCTGCGACGATCGCAAAGCCACAGACATCGAGCTGATCCGGGTCGATGCCGTTTCGAGCCTGGCGGACTGGCTGGTGATTGCCGGCGGACAGAGTGATGTGCAGGTGCGGGCGATCGCCCGGTCCGTCCAGGATCGGCTCGAGGCCGAAGCCGGCCGGCTGCCGCTGCGCAAGGAGGGCCTCAACGAAGGGCGCTGGGCGTTGCTCGATTACGGCGAATTGATTGTGCACATCCTCCAGCCCGGTGAGCGGGGCTATTACGACCTGGAGGCGTTCTGGAGTCACGGTGAGCGCCGACCCTTCGTAGCGTCGGCAACGACACCGGAGTCCTGA
- a CDS encoding CGLD27 family protein — protein MAATPCPVPPDQRPQEEFEQLCRSWFFAWPTRVPQGLDRALLVSWLVFLPITVLVASGSWTLRHDPPRLLAAGAVAALVLPMLLLVRQWLGWSYVHKRLLSERVEYEESGWYDGQVWEKPLAWRERDLLMARHEVRPILGRLARSMAWTTGLLLAGASLCQAL, from the coding sequence ATGGCCGCCACTCCCTGCCCTGTTCCGCCGGATCAACGCCCCCAGGAGGAGTTTGAGCAGCTATGCCGCTCCTGGTTCTTCGCCTGGCCCACCCGGGTCCCCCAGGGGCTGGATAGGGCCCTGCTGGTGAGTTGGTTGGTGTTTCTGCCGATCACCGTGCTCGTGGCCAGCGGCAGCTGGACCCTCCGCCATGACCCACCGCGTCTGCTGGCCGCAGGTGCAGTGGCGGCCCTGGTGTTGCCCATGCTGCTGCTCGTGCGTCAGTGGCTGGGTTGGAGCTACGTGCACAAACGTCTGCTCTCAGAGAGGGTGGAATACGAGGAATCCGGTTGGTATGACGGCCAGGTGTGGGAAAAACCCCTGGCCTGGCGTGAGCGGGATCTGCTCATGGCACGCCATGAGGTGCGTCCGATCCTGGGACGACTGGCCCGCTCGATGGCCTGGACCACGGGGTTGCTGCTGGCGGGAGCGAGTCTCTGCCAGGCTCTTTGA